The genomic interval TTATGATTCGGACGTTTCAGTCGGGTGTTATTGACAAAAACATCAAGCTTGAGATGTGATTGGATTTTCGAAACAGCTCTCGACGAGCCTAAAGCGTTTCTTTGttattttttcttctttctaGAGACGAAAATTGACTTCCTTTTGCTACCTACCTTTGTAGTTTCGTTCGAGTGAAACCTAAATAAACTGCGAAGACTTAGTAGTAACCGTAGGTACTCAACCCAACCATTTACAAAGGACATCGTGACGGATTTTTACATCTTAATCGCTGAGTCGCTCCTTGAAACACAGTTTATAGGATGTATTTCTCAACACTTCATGCATTCATGACTGAAAACTTCTACCTATGGGAAACTGAGAATTTGCCCGCCTCATTCGCAAGTCGCTAAGAATCTAGACTCAAGACTGACAGCTCTCTGGCTGTAGAGTCTGTGAGATTGATAACGACTCATAAAGTGTTTCATCACAAGAAATAAAGTGTTTATTAATTGGAAACGCTATGAAATAAAGTTTCAGCTTCATTTTCGATTGTATTCGCCCTCGCCTGTGTGGCGTAGGAGTCTAGTGTAGAGGAGTATGCCAATAGGCAGACCCTCAGTTGTAGTATGCAACAAGACGAATCGATAAGCATAGACGCACGGGCCCATCACCCCTTTAGCTACTTCTCCGTTTGCCGGGGTCCTCAACGTCCACCCGAACATCAAAAATTGCGCCCATGATGAGTTCGCGGCCCTTCACCTGCACAGAGTGTACGCAGACATTTACGAGAAATGTAGGTATCCTTAAACCTCCACTCAATCATGGTGACTAAGACACGTCAAAGGAAAACTTGGAACGACATAAACGCTCAAGTATGTGTCAGCCTCAAAATTTCAAAGTTGCGAAGCTCACACTTGCCAGGACATGGGAGCGATAGCCGCAGGCCGTTCAAATGCGAAAATTGTAAAGCCAGGTTCACTAGAAAGGATGTGTGCAAGAGACATGCCGAAAGATGTAGAGGCACGTTCAGCCGTGTGTTGATGGTCGCCGGTATTCAGAACGGAGCGGAGCAACCGGCACGGGCCTTTGAAGACACTGCTCTTTCACCAGACGACCAGGATGATTCGCCCTTTTCAACTTCTCAGGAAGGCGTTATCGCTGGAGTTGGAGATGACACCATCTACCCAAATAGCCCACCAGAAGCTGCAGAAGTGCCTGACGCGGATGAGCTTCTAGTGACGGAGTAGGTTATCCAAAGATACGGTCTCATTTCACAACTAAATGATTCCTCAGGATTATGACGAGCGGAACAGAAACTTACGTATCAACGTATTTCGAGAATTTCCATCCATCATTCCCACTTGTGCATCGACAAAGCCTAGGGAATGAGTTACCCAAGTTATCGAAGCAGATTATCGTTTCAATTGGCATGCTATATGCTTCTAGGAATGTGTCTGAGGAGGAAACGGCATCTTTGACGCGCAAGAGCCAAACCCTATGGAATAATGGCCATGATGAACTTTGGCGAGTTGTAAGTCTGAACTGCGATATCAAATCAAGCATTGATTGTTTTAGTACTATGCTCACCTATGCTAGGTTGAGGCGGACTGGAGAGAAATCCGCAGGACATGGGTTATGCAAGCATGGCTCCTGCATATAATCTATGGGGCCTTCACTGGCAATGCATCTGACTTCGACAAATCAAAAAAGATGTTGCGATGGATTGTAGACGTAAGATGTTCATACTGATAGGTGCTGGCTGATTTCTCATTAACGTGACCTGAATAGGCCGCCCGAGACCTCGGTCTCCTCCGTCAAAACGTTTTCCAGTCAACATCCAGGTTCAGAGACTCGGAAGAACAGACATTACACGATCACTGGATTTCATACGTTGAGTCGGAGTCCATGAAGCTATCCATGTACACTCTGCTGTTTCTCGACTTTCATATTTTCTCCCCTTGCAACATTCGCCCGCTTACCAGTCCCACCGAGCTCGATTGGGAGCTGCCCCTTGCTTCATCATTATGGGAAGCGGACACATCGTTAGCATGGGCTCAACGGCTCGGAGACGAACCCCGAACCGTCGGACTGACCCGGTCTCACGACACGCCTGGCATGACTTGCCCAACAACAAAATCACTAAACCTTGCCATGCAATCATTAATGACGGACACACCGAGTCCGCAACTTTTAGCGGCGCTACGTGCTTCGCCGATGGCAACACTCTTCGTTCTCACCAGTCTCGATTCACTCGTCAGGGATTTTACCCGGTGCTACTATCAACTCCCACCGGCTTTGGCCGACCCAAACGCGTACCACATTCTCACTCAATCTCAAAACCGACAGGTCAGTGCAGCTTTACGATACGTCTCTGAGATCATCACAACGCAAACCGCAGCGGCAGATAGCTCGAACTGGCACATCTTGAACTTTGCTGAGCGTATCGCGCTATCTGTTAAGCTTGCGCTCTGCAAACCCGATGATCTTCTGATTGGTGGTATCGTGGAGAATAGCGTCGTTGCTGGCCTCACCACCGCGACACATCTCACCATGGGACTTCAAGTTGGAGCTCGCAGATCGTTGCAAAACCTCCTCAGATACAACTCCGGCGATGACGGGATGTTGATCTTCCTTGATGACCTGATGGACGTCCTGTCAAGTGTGACAAGCATCGAGAGGCAAGATCCGTTGCGAGAAGCGCCGTGGGCGACGGTGGCTACATACAAGATCCTCCTGGCAATATGGAGATTACTGCGATGGGCAACAGGAGAGATGCGACGGAAGTCAGGGACCCAGCCGACCGTCCGCACTCGGTTTGAGGCCTCCACCATTGTCTTCAATTCCATCCTTGAAGTCTTGCAGCGACAAGAGGACATCGATGGCCAAACTCGGCGCCTCTCGGTTCGGGAGTCTACCGCATTAGGCATGGCGTCGGAGGCGAGCGAGGTACGCTTCATGGAAACTGTATTGCAGTTCTGGAATGGGAGACCTGTTTGGGCAATGGGGTCCTTCATGACAACGGTGCTCGAGGAGGTCATCTCGGCTGGTGGTATGGCTTATGAGTAAGGGTGTGCGGACTAGCGCGCGGCGAGTAGGCCGCTGCCCCGGACTAGGGTTGCTGCGGAGCTCCGCCGCAGCCACCACTTATCTCGAACTGTATATCTACACTTTCAAGAGGCACTTGAATTGTCACCTGGAGTAGTCTGTGACATCCCGAATTTCCCGAGTGGTTTCAATCTTCCAAAGGGGCTTACCACCGGCTATATCCTACACAAAGTCAACGTTGATTGTGTCCCCGTCAAACAGACGCCAAGAAAATCATGGCTGCACAGGATAATTTTGGATGGGTATACTTCccctactatagttattattcccTTGTTCACTCACACGTAACTCTAGTTTGGTCTGGGGTCCATGGGAATTGGCATGGCACTGAATCTGCAGAAACACCTCGCATCGAATGGTCTACCGCCTCTTCGGTACAGCAACCGAACGCTTTCGCGAGGTGAATCTCTGCGGGAAGCCGGGGGACTTCCTGAACGAGACTTCGAGACTTTGGTCCTCAAGTCATCCGTCATATTCACAATGGTAGTTTCTAATCGTGCTTGTAATTTCGTGGCATTTCCGCAATTGCTTATTGACCATCACAGATCTCAAACGATGAGGTCCTGGACAGTCTTGTATCGAAGGCTCTCGACACTTGGAGCAGCGCCATACTCGAAGGCAAAATATGGGTTGATACATCAACAGTCCATCCAGATACTGCAGCGAGGTGCTCCGAACGTCTTGCTAAAGTGGGCGCTACATTCGTTGCGTCCCCTGTCTTTGGAGCTAGCCCTATGGCGGCCGCTGGTCAGCTCATCTTTGCCATGGCCGGCCCCCCCACTGCTATCGAAAAGCTGAGGCCGTTTGTGGTTGATGTCATTGGAAGAAGCATAATAGATATGGGCGAAGATGTCCGTAAATCAAGCTTGCTCAAGATATCAGGGTGAGCATTGCGTTTTATTATTGGCCATTGTTGGACCAAATCGGTCCGAGATTGGAATTTGTCCACAATACTAATCACATCTTTCTGGAACAGAAACATCTTTGTCATTGGCTTCCAGGAGTTGACCGCCGAAGCGCAAGTCTTTGCCGAGAAAACCGGGCTCGGTACCCGCCAGATAGAACACTTCATCAGGGACATGTACGGCCCCGTTATCGAGAGCTACTCGAAGCGCATGACAACGGGCGCATACGCGCCACCCTTGGGGACACCCCCTGGCTTCGCAGTGTCCCTGGCGGCCAAGGATGCCGGACACGCGGTGAGGATCGCCGAGGAGCATGGTACAAGAATACCGACTATCGAAACAGCGTTGTCCCGTATGGAGGCCGCTAGGAAGTATGCAGGAGAATCATTGGATAGCTCGTCAATCTATGGTGCAGCTCGGCTCGAAGCCTCATTGCCTTTTTGGAACGAGAATAGCAGACAGTCTAATTAGAATGAATTTCTCTTTGAAGTCAGTCACTTGGACCGTTCTTCAGACGGAAATTTTGTCAAAATAGTGCACGAAGGCAAGAAATCATTCCTGCTGTCATGATTGACGATTCACTGCCCCTTATACCTCTACAAAGTTCAATATTGAACAACCAGATATCACGGATGGCCCAAACCTTTGCGAGTAACACCAGACAGTGTACTGGTATAGGGATTTGCGTCACTCCAAATTACATGACTAGGTGTACATATCCCACAAAGCCAGCTAACCATGACCTACTGACCCGGATCCGGGGAGAGGGAACGGGGCTCCGCTGATCCATCCAGCTGGATACTAGCTCCATAGACAACTGTCATGTTATCTAGCGCCATGTGTTAGAGTGTGTGTCAAGGAGCGAGGAAAGACTCGGAGATAACGGCAACGGCACTCAGCCGGGATATGGATGTCTCCCGTCGTACCCCAAGATTGCGGAGCTCGCTGCGTCGACCGGGCCAACCTCAAAATGCGGGGGCGGAGCTCCGTTGGCGTGCATGAGACGACGGTGGATCCAAGATAGCAGCATGACCGAGCTTGATGTGAAAATCCCCTATCTCAGCGATAACCAGCCCAAGCCACGCTCAAGTCGAGCGTAGCTGGGGTTGCTACTACCACAAAGGCCACCCCATGCCAATCGCTCCTAGATCAGCCTCAATGAAGATGAGAAAGAGAGGACTTACTGTTGCTATTGCTCAGCACAGGACACCTATAAACCCCGAGCTTTCCCAACCAGCCCCTTGAGACCTCCTGGCATCTGCTTTAAGATACTCCCAACCTGATCAGGCCAACCTCGACAAAACTTTTGGCTCTTCGACTTTGAGGTAGACCTCTACTTGGGCCTTCCCTCTCTTTCACTCTCACATATCAAGAGGAAATCCTGTGTCGTGAGGGTCTTCGACCAGCGCATCTCCAGCCACCCACTACAGAGACCGTTCATCAGTACCTCACTCGGTCAAAGTTCCCAATAATGTCTTCTGAAATCAACAAGAAGACAGCACAGCCAGACGGTGGCGATGTCATCCGAACCCATACCGACTTCGAGGACGGCAGCATGGAGAAGCTCAAGCATGGCGAAGTTGATCCGGCCCTGGCATTTGCCAATGGAGAAGAAGTCACCTTCACCCCTGAAGAGGAACGAAAAGTCCTATGGAAGATTGACAGAGCCATCTTGCCCCTTCTGATGTGGATTTACGCTCTTCAATTCGCTGACAAGACGTCCCTAAACTATGCCTCGTTGATGGGCATTCGTGAGGATACGGGCCTCAACCCCAAAAGTCAGGAGTACAGCTGGGCTTCTTCCATCTTCTACGCTGGCTACCTCCTCTGGGAGTGAGTTTCATTATCATCTCAGAACCAAAGACTATTTTGCTGATTACTTCAAGGTTCCCTACGACATATCTCCTTCGACGCCTGCCTCTCGGAAAGTACACATCGGCCAACATCATCCTTTGGGGTGTTGTCCTAGTCTGCCACGTCTTCGCTTTCAACTACGCCGGCCTCCTCTCGGTCCGCTTCTTCCTCGGCGCCCTCGAGGCCACCGTGACACCAGCTTTCGTCATCTTGACCTCAGCGTGGTATAAGCAGAACGAGCAGGCAAAGCGCATGGGTTACTGGCTCAGCTGCAATGGTGTTGCCCTGTTGACCCTTGGTCCCATCGCCTACGGCCTTTCTGGTGCCCATAACACAGTCCTGGCAACTTGGAAGGTTCTGTACCTGGTCCTTGGCTTGCCTACCGTCATCACTGGCGTCTACTGTTGGTGGTTCATGCCCGACAACCAAACCAATGCCAAGTTCCTCAACCACCGAGAGAAGACAATTGCTATCGAGCGCATCCGTGGAAACTTCCAGGGTATCGGAAGTCGCAAGTGGAAGTGGGATCAGTTTTACGAGGCTTTCAAGGACCCCCGAACCTACCTCTACGTTCTCTTCTCGCTGCTCATGAACATCCCCAACGGAGGTATCACTGCCTTTGGATCCATCATTATCAACTCTTTTGGCTTCAACTCCCGCCTGTCCCTCCTTCTCAACATGCCCACAGGCGTTGTTGATATTACCTGCAAGCTCCTCTTCACGTACCTCTCGGACAAATTCATGGATCGATCCCTCTTCGCCTTCATCGCCATCCTCATCCCGATGATTGGCGGCATCATGATGATCGTCATCCCCCTCTCAGCTCAAGGTGCCTTGCTCGTCGGCTACTACCTCATCGGAGCCGCGGGCTCATCGTGGTGCCTCGTCATGGTCATGATCTCAAACAACAATCTCGGCTACACGAAGAAGGTCACTGTCAACGGACTCCAGATCCTCGCTTACGGAGCTGGTAACTGGATCGGCCCGCAGACTTTCCGTTCCAACGAAGCGCCCAACTATCACAACGGCAAGCTCATGGTCGCCATCATGTATGGCCTTGCCGCCTGCACCATCGTTGCTATTCGGCTTGTCAACATCTGGGAAAACAAGCGGCGGGATAAGAAGGCGGCGGAGGAGCCGGAGGTCATCGCATCAGGAACTGAGTTTTTGGATTTGACGGATTTCGAGCAGCCTGCCTTCCGATATGTTCTTTAGGAGTGTCAAGTACTCTTGTTTGAGAGCACCATAGAGGGATGCACTGGCTCACTTTTATCATTGAGATACTTGCCGGCTTGAGGTTGTAATGTTCTAGAATATTGAGATTGAAAAGGTAAATGCAGACATGTCTTTTCCATCTCCAGGAATTATTACAGAATGGACATGCATCACCAGCCGGCCACCCCGTATCCTTATGACACCAGACATTACATCTCTCGTGTATGCTTGAGCCAAATAACTGCGTGATACCAACTCAATCCTGTCAGCTTTGACTCCGCAAGCTGCCAGTCAGTCTTGATACCGTACATCGTAGGGAAGCATGTGATATGGTTCGTTATTAGACTGAGCCTGGAATAATTGCATTACACACTTTTTATCGACTTTTGAAAACAGCAGATACATTCATCAAGCGCTCGATGGGGTCAAAAAACACGTTCTTGGTTGTTTTCCAAACCTTTATATAGGCTCCTTATATGAAGTTTTGTTCAGGGATGTCAGAAAGAGGAGGCTTGGAAAACTTAGGCTTCATTACGACGCCTCGTAAGTCTACGCATATTTGTGTTGAAGCCATCTCGCACTCAACGGGACAAAGAGACCGCCGGTTTGCAAGCAATTGCTCTGGGTCACAATCGCAACAGGAATAGAATTATCAGAACAATTGCTTGCAAAACAGTCACTACGAATTAGCCGAATCACTGATCTTTGACCTGCAGGCAACATAACAAACCTGTTGGAAAGGATTGTGCGTTAAATTATTTCAATTACTCAAACACGGTGTTTATATCCACATTCTATTTGTTCATGAGAAACTCCTCAAAATCCTCGTCAGGCAGCGCAGGCTGCTCATCAACGCCATCAATCAGTCCAAGGTACCAGGTCAAATCTCGGCCATCCTGCTCGCGTTGCGCAAAGCCGTTGCCCCAGTATCCGAACCGATTGCTCGTCGTATACTTGAGATCGTAGTCCTCCCAGCGCGGTGTGGCAATTGTCTCGAAGAACTGGATACGCGAGCCTGGCCACATCATGGGCTCCTTGTCCACAGTGCCGCTCTTGAACCAGGATCGGCATGGTGAGGTCCATGCCGTACGCGGCAGAAACTTGCGCCGGTGCTCGGCAAAGTCGTTGACGGCCTCCTGCTTTGGGCAGAAGGAGGATATCTCTTCCTCTGACATCTTGTGGAGCATTTGCATCACGTATCTCGCCACCGTTTCGGTGATGGGGAGGAAACTTCCGTGGCCGTAGGGACCGTAAGGACCGTTGAAGACTTTGATGCAGATGTTAGCCCCAGTTCTCGCATTAGACTCAAGAGGAGGGTGGTTGACTGACTGATGTAGTTCGGCATGTTAGCAACTGTCATGGAGAGGTAGGTGTTTGGTGTATCCCGCCAGTACTCGCTGAGACTAACGCCATCGCGGCCTATCGTAGGGTAGTGCGGCCTCCAGCTAACGTCGAAGCCCGTAGCGCAAACAATAATGTCGAACTCGTGTTCCACTCCATCTGCAGTCTTCATTCCGTTGGGTGTGATTTCCTGGATACTTGAAGAGACGACGTTCACGTTGTCTTCGCAGAGCGCCTCGAGGTATCCGTTTCCAGGAGTTGGCCTCCTACAGCCGACGGCGAAGTCTTTCGGGATGATGAGGTCTTGGAGATCCGGCCTGCTGGCGAGCTTGCTGCGCATATCTTCGGCCGCGAACTTATGACTTGTCAATCAAAGATCTGGGGAGATGAAACTGGAATAGAACCTACCGCTTTGGCATCGGCCTGTTCCTTTGAGCCATTGAGAATGAAGCGGAAGCGGGAGTTCAACTCGGACTCAATCTTCTTCCTGTATGCGAGGTATTTCTTGGGGTCTTTTCGAAGGATCTCGTGTTGTTCTTCGCTGTCTGCATTTACATGCGTCAGAAGATTGTCAAGAGTTCTGGGTTGTGATCTGACGACTTACACTCGAAGTTGCTGCCCTTCTTTCCAGCAAAGCGCTGACCGAAACCGCCGACGACCCAGGAAGAACTTCTGATGAAACAACTTAGACTACCGACGACTTCAGACTTGTTAGATTGATTTCTTGTGGAAATAGGGGCAAGGACTGTTAAAAGACATACTCGGCTGGATATTGGGAACGATTTGAACTGCAGAAGAACCAGAGCCAATCACGCCAACCTTCTTGCCCGTAAGATCGATGCTATTATCCCAGTTGGCGCTGTGCATCATCTTGCCTTTGAAAGTTTCTCTGCCCTTGATGGCGGGCCATTTCCACTTGCTGCAGATTCCGCGTTAGCGGTAGACATACAACAATCAGGGAAGAATGCCACGTACTTGAGCACGCCGCTGGCGTTGACAAAGATATCGGCTGAGTCTTCGATCGTGGTGCCGTCTGCCTTTTGGATCTGGATGCTCCACTTCTGTTTCCCCTCGTTCCAGAACGCTCCCGTCACGGTGTGGTTGAGGCGGATGTACTTGTTGAGATCATACTTCTCTGCGATGTCCTTAAAATACTGCAGGATCTCCGGAGCACTCGAGTAGCTTTACCAAAAACAATGTCAGTATCCGCACGCGAACGCCCGAGACGTAATGAGACGCTCAAACTCACAATTTCGTCCACTCTGGGGACGGCGCCCATGAGAACTGGTAGTTGACAGAGGGGATGTCGCATCCGCAGCCTGGATAGCGGTTCTCATACCAGGTGCCGCCGATGGAAGGGTTCTTTTCGTAGCAGACGAGGTCCAGGTCGAGGGTCTTGCAGGTATCGATTTCATGGGCTAAGTTGAGAGCGctggcgccgccgccgagacATACGATGCGGAGCTTTCTTCCGCTTCGGCTTGGCTTCTCCAAGATTTGGTACTCGGCTTGGGCCGGGGGTGCGGGGAGAGAACCCATGCTTGCGGTGAGTTCGGAGGGTAAAGAACGGGAGACAGGGGGCAGTAAAGTtggggtaataataagagatctGCGTGCTTTACTTGTGATCAAGTCTGAGTGAGCAGAAGTCGAGTTCCAACGATGTCGGGGAGCTGTCAAGGCCGAGTGATGGGGACTAGACTATGGGTGTCTTGGATCGCCAATGCCTCTGAGCTTGAGTTTTGTGACATTGAATATGGAAATTACGCTCTTATATGACATCTCCAAGTTTCCACGCGCACACAGTAACCCGTTAAGCTCACGCGTATTATCATGCCTCCAAGCGGAGCTCCGCTCCTGCATAGCGCCATCCTAAACCATCATCCCCACACCTTGCAATCGCGCTCAGCTTCACTACACCAACCCGCGGCCTTcactccgccgccgcctccgcctccgcctccgcTGATATCCCTCGTCCCTTAAGCCCCCTCTCCCCTTTCCCCGTCTCAGTCTAAGTTAGTCGCGCTTGTGGTCAGCAGTCGCTTTTTAGTTACGCGGGGTTATCAAAATCTACTCGAATACCAGAGACGGATAAAGATAGCAGGATAAGGGTAGCGTGGTGAACCCGAAGGACCCCTGGCCAAAGATAGTTTAGCTTAAGAAAGCCTGTCAAGGATATCGGGGAAATAGATTGTGGATCACCATCTGCTGCCGAACCAACGTCTCGTTCATCTCGCTGACCCTCCTCAAGTCGAGGCAAATGCCAACGAACAACGGAAAAAGTTTGTTTTGCTCCATCTGCCGAGATGAGGCGAGGGATGCCCCGCGGGCTGCGGACTTTGGACTCTGTCCGAAAATGCAAGTTCTTGATGCCCAGCACGTTCAATGTTCACAAACTCCCTTCGAAAGCAATCATGCAGGGATACCTGAGCTATGAAAAACCAATGCGGTCTGCCAAGATCTTTTAGCCAGATTTGCATTCCGAAACCATAGCCTCGATGAGATGAACTTATCGCCAGCGGAAGACGTCACTTACATCGATCAGTTCACTAATAATGAGTTCATTGGAACAATTTATTCTTTAGTTTCTCGTCACATTCATTAAATCCCCCCCTGAAAGCTGGTCTGTTCATCTGGTTATCCCCGCAAGATCGTGCACATTAACGACTCCCTTGAACCGAACCACCAACCAGCCCTTCATCCCTGAACCCGTCTCGTGACGATCTCATCAAATTCCCACAACTCTATCCGTAGAGACTTCAGACAGCGCCCGCCGGCAAGAACGACATGTCAAACTGGAAAGGGCACTTGACAGCGGTGCAGATACAGCCGCTACCCTTGGGGATCGCCTTGCAGCGCATGGCGGGCGTCTTGGGgtcacagcagcagcactgCTCCTGGGTGGCCGGGTCGAGCGGGCACGCGATGAGCGGCACGGCGCAGATGCTCTTCTTGGCGACCTTGCAGACGTAGTTTCCGGCGCCGCGGTCCTCGAGGTCGCAGGAGCAGCAGTTGGCCTTGGGCTCGGGGAACGGGATCGCTTCGCGAGGGGTGATGAGGTCACCGGAGGCGACGCCGGCTGGGGAGGCGTGGACGAGGCTGAGGGTGCCagcgagggcgaggaggagggtgTTGATGGAGAATTGCATTGTTGGTAGGTTGTTTGATATGAGGTTTTGAGGTGGTTGGTTAGATGTGGGAAGTGTTCTGATATTTGTGGTTTGATAGTCGAGGTATGGGTGTTTGGTGATCTCTGGTAATGATCATTAGTCCTTCGAGGCTCTTCGGTGACTTATATACACTTTCCATTCCGTATAACACCCCCTTGACTGTTCCTCGTTCTTGTGAGAGTCTATCCAGCTATACCATAACGATGACAACATTGCCCCAAATCTCTGACCTCAAGAACCTGATTGGTCACCTAGATGAGCCATATCTACTCTCCCTAGACTTACTTCAATACCCTTCCGTAGTCAAGAAAAAAGTTCCACATCCAAAAAAAGAGAGACACGACGATGTCAGACTGAGACCCCTTCAAGCCTCAAGCCGGCACCACCCGCGACCGGTGAGGTTTGTTTGACCTGAATTGGGCAGTAGCACGAACCGCTTAGCTTCGTCGCGCGGATCTCAAGCCACCTGCGAGAATTCGCACCAAAAACCCCGGATCTGCGCAGATAATTGCGGATCATTCGGTCGAAGACAAGAGAAGGGAGAAAAAAGTTTCATGGCCGGTTACCTACGGAGTGCGACCTTGTCTGTTAAGATCTTATAACGGGTAGGATGATTTGAGCTTTTTTGAGTTTATTGTtattgttagtatccctatgacagggtagttagttcgaaccgtagttgacgaagagattaattaaactatataaatatttacgtaataagtataaaaaggaggttctaactataggttaggctagttataataatcgtaaatagggcccctaattaacccctacgtagtcggctatataccgtaattaaattaaacttctaatttgatattaacttttctcttttttttatcgatttaactactatagttagaggtataatttaacctcgggcccgtttactaagtcgtctcttttttccccttttctttattttttttatataacctatctctctattcgtataataacttttttattacttacgaattactctaatcccttatttagtactacttttataaaagtatttataaggttatttttattattaatctaacggatcttaagtatcttgcgccttttatataattacctaagggctataatattaattataagcctcttttctttcgtcgttcctaatttaataaggtatttatatagcgagtaagaatcggtataaataactattagaataagtaaaaagctaattcgattagtaatcttttttagtatcgttaaaattacgtaagagaggttaatattattaactatactataaacttttaatactagtatatttctcgttatttatttatttttaattaataagtaatagattatattactatatatagtaaattcgctctcgcttatactctcgttagttaagataataatatactctaattacgaagtaaggtcgttattattcgtaaataacttattaacgaagacataaagcttattagttataaagtcgattaggtagtaaacgagacctcgatcgagattcgtttactactacttaagccgcttattaagtacctcgacgtctcgtttagttagatctatagcttatattaccttaatataattaaaaattacctcgggctaataa from Colletotrichum lupini chromosome 2, complete sequence carries:
- a CDS encoding steroid monooxygenase, which gives rise to MGSLPAPPAQAEYQILEKPSRSGRKLRIVCLGGGASALNLAHEIDTCKTLDLDLVCYEKNPSIGGTWYENRYPGCGCDIPSVNYQFSWAPSPEWTKFYSSAPEILQYFKDIAEKYDLNKYIRLNHTVTGAFWNEGKQKWSIQIQKADGTTIEDSADIFVNASGVLNKWKWPAIKGRETFKGKMMHSANWDNSIDLTGKKVGVIGSGSSAVQIVPNIQPIVGSLSCFIRSSSWVVGGFGQRFAGKKGSNFEYSEEQHEILRKDPKKYLAYRKKIESELNSRFRFILNGSKEQADAKAFAAEDMRSKLASRPDLQDLIIPKDFAVGCRRPTPGNGYLEALCEDNVNVVSSSIQEITPNGMKTADGVEHEFDIIVCATGFDVSWRPHYPTIGRDGVSLSEYWRDTPNTYLSMTVANMPNYIIFNGPYGPYGHGSFLPITETVARYVMQMLHKMSEEEISSFCPKQEAVNDFAEHRRKFLPRTAWTSPCRSWFKSGTVDKEPMMWPGSRIQFFETIATPRWEDYDLKYTTSNRFGYWGNGFAQREQDGRDLTWYLGLIDGVDEQPALPDEDFEEFLMNK